The genomic interval TGTAGTCGACGCAGGTGCGGCAAGTGATCGGGAAGAAGTCCGGCGGCAGCTTCGAGATCGGCAGCAGCAGGAACGGCACCCGCTTCACCTTGCCGTCGTCGAACCGCATCTCGACGTGATAGTCGGCGCAGAATTCCAGATAGGTGATGGTCTCGGGCTTGTCGGACAGCAGATCGAGGAAGCCGTGAAACGCTTCGGTGGTGGTGTTGTCCGAGCACGGCGTGCCGATCACGTACAGCTTTTCAAGGCCGAGCTGATCCTGCAGCCGGCGCAGCGCGTAGATCTGGCAGGGCACGCCGATCACCGCGAGCCGCTTATAGCCGGCGGCGATGGCCGGTTCGATCAGCGCCAGCGACGGTGCGTAGCCCATCCGCATGCCGCGGCACTGCGCCATGCCTTCCGGCTTGGTCACCAGCACCGGCATCGGCTTCCATTTGTCGGACGGGTCCGGTGCCATCGCGATCACCGCGTCGACCGCACCGGTCTCGAGTAGGCGCTGCGCGATCGTGGTGGTGATGCCGGTCCACTGCGCGCCCTGGCGCGGCTGCTTCATCGCCGCCTGCAGCATCCGGCGATACGGGCCGAAGAACGCCTCGTCGCCGGAGGCGCTGTCGCGGTTGCGGCCGTGCACCCGCTGTTCCATCGCCGGATAGTCCGGCTTGATGAACTGGCAGGCCTGGCCGCACTGCTTCGGATCGC from Rhodopseudomonas palustris carries:
- a CDS encoding Coenzyme F420 hydrogenase/dehydrogenase, beta subunit C-terminal domain yields the protein MHDRNTPSALWTPPLNQPAERELCTDCGVSRMSDPKQCGQACQFIKPDYPAMEQRVHGRNRDSASGDEAFFGPYRRMLQAAMKQPRQGAQWTGITTTIAQRLLETGAVDAVIAMAPDPSDKWKPMPVLVTKPEGMAQCRGMRMGYAPSLALIEPAIAAGYKRLAVIGVPCQIYALRRLQDQLGLEKLYVIGTPCSDNTTTEAFHGFLDLLSDKPETITYLEFCADYHVEMRFDDGKVKRVPFLLLPISKLPPDFFPITCRTCVDYTNTLADITVGYMGGRGEQWLLVRNERGEELLRLLGDDVKLSEPTTAGNRVAPVKGFLKNTELAAGGLPVRGMPNWLRPFMGWLMPKVGPRGIEFARARVEMKAVETVLHLRRHYKHKMKNMIPAHVWALVKPYGLEPQDGERRN